The DNA region AAGACCAGTTTGCGGGTTTGCCCGCGTGTCATTCCCACGATCCTCAGCAAGCCCAGCTCGCGGGTCTGTTCCAAAACACTCATGGTCAACGTATTGGCCACTGCAATGCCGCCGACGACAAAGCCCATCGCCAGCAGCAGCCACAGACCCGCGACAATGCCGTTGATCAGTCGGTCCAGTCGACCGCGCAAATCGGCGAGCGACTGCACGATTAGCCCTTCCTCGGCGGCAAACGGCTCGAGGCCGGTGGCGAACGATTCCATCGACGTTCCCGGCGTGGCCCGCACCATGTAGGTCTCGGCGGGACCCAAGTCCACGATTTTGGCCGCCGTCGCCCGATCGAGATAGGTTACCAGTCCCCCGAGCATGTAATCGCCCACCAAGCCGGCGATCTTTACATTGAAGGCGCGTCCTTGCAGTTCCATGCGCAGAGTATCGCCCTTGCTGACGTGAAGCTTGCGGGCCATCACGCTACTTACCACTGCCGCGCCATCTTGTAAGCCGGCCCGAATTTCCTTTTCCTCTCCCGCACCAACGGCCCAGGGAAGTGCGACATCGGGCAAGAAGTCACGCACGATGCAGATTCCGGGCATTCCGGCGGCGCGCGTGGGCAGGATGCGGACCTCGATCACATGGCTCACATTTGGCTGGGCAGCCAACGCCGCGGAAATCGCCGTGCGTTCTTGCGAAGCCTCGGCGCGGTCGTTGGCCGTGGGGTCGATTAAGAACACGTCGCCGGCCAACGAACGGCGATACCACTCGCGGATGTCGTCGACATTGTTGACGATTGCCGTCCCTAGTCCCAGTCCGTTGCTGATTGCCACCACCAACACGCCTACGGTCAGTCCAGTGCGCGTTGAGCGTTGCCTCAGCTGCTCGGCCGCCAGTTCCCCTTCCATGCGCATCCAAGGAGCCAGCAACCACGCTGCGCCGCTGACGACCGGCACCAGCACCACCGGAATCAAGGCAATAAACGCGACCAGCATTAGCAGACCAGCCGGAATCGCGGCTTGGGCCGGAAGGCGTTCGAAGACCACCAGCAACATCAAAATAATGGCAGCGCAAATAGCCAGTGTGCTCGCGCAAACGGCCCACAGTGGAAAGCGTTCTGCGCGTCGGAGTTCGACGTCACCCAGGGCTTCGCGCGCGGAAACCTTGCGCGATTGCCAGGCCGGTACCAATGCCGCCACGGCGGCCACAAGCGGACCCAGCGCCAGTGCGATAGCAATCGCAGACCAGGGGGCCGTTGGCGGCGGAAGGTGCGCATCGACCAACTTTTGCATGCCCAGCGACAAACCACGCCCCAGCAACAGGCCCAGAGGAATGCCGAGGGCCGAACCAACCAGGCCCATCGACAACCCTTCGGTCAGATGACACCCGACGATTTGTCGAGTCGTCGCGCCGAGTACGCGGAGCACCGCCACATCGCGGCGACGCTCACTAAAATTCATGCGCAGCGTATTCAAAATGATGAAGACGGCCATGGCCAGCGATAGTGTTCCCGCGAAACGCAGCGCAAGCTCGGTCGATTTCAAGGTGGAATCTACTTGTTCCATCTTGCCGACGGGCACCTGCACCAGCAGATTCTCGGGCAACCGCGCCGCGATGGCACCGCGGACCGCTTCACGATCACTGTTTTCATCCACAAATATACGGACTCGATCGGCTTGTCCCTCGAGTCCAAAGAACTCTTGGACCGTGGACAGGGGCAGCACCATCGATGCCGCGGGCGCAACTTCGGCCAAAACGGCCGCGGGCACGAGCCC from Pirellulales bacterium includes:
- a CDS encoding FtsX-like permease family protein, which encodes MDLLHLVVRQWRQRKARTALSMLSVAIAVAAVLGTALAQTTVRVGVRNLSKEIGGRPALEVVSLSGGRLNVGDVPNVDGIAGAEGSFPLVTRATLARRQGKRLRCVLLGIPPDSQVAWGALPLASGRACQERNDAVLSAELAASRKIAEGDRLTLLTRRGPRTVTIVGLVPAAVLAEVAPAASMVLPLSTVQEFFGLEGQADRVRIFVDENSDREAVRGAIAARLPENLLVQVPVGKMEQVDSTLKSTELALRFAGTLSLAMAVFIILNTLRMNFSERRRDVAVLRVLGATTRQIVGCHLTEGLSMGLVGSALGIPLGLLLGRGLSLGMQKLVDAHLPPPTAPWSAIAIALALGPLVAAVAALVPAWQSRKVSAREALGDVELRRAERFPLWAVCASTLAICAAIILMLLVVFERLPAQAAIPAGLLMLVAFIALIPVVLVPVVSGAAWLLAPWMRMEGELAAEQLRQRSTRTGLTVGVLVVAISNGLGLGTAIVNNVDDIREWYRRSLAGDVFLIDPTANDRAEASQERTAISAALAAQPNVSHVIEVRILPTRAAGMPGICIVRDFLPDVALPWAVGAGEEKEIRAGLQDGAAVVSSVMARKLHVSKGDTLRMELQGRAFNVKIAGLVGDYMLGGLVTYLDRATAAKIVDLGPAETYMVRATPGTSMESFATGLEPFAAEEGLIVQSLADLRGRLDRLINGIVAGLWLLLAMGFVVGGIAVANTLTMSVLEQTRELGLLRIVGMTRGQTRKLVLCESSLLGILGAATGTLAGIVTAGIIHLCNEPVLGHSVPFTLHAWLLVANVGGCLLMTLLAAWSPGERAARLDLLSAIAYE